One Brassica napus cultivar Da-Ae chromosome C2, Da-Ae, whole genome shotgun sequence DNA window includes the following coding sequences:
- the LOC106393382 gene encoding uncharacterized protein LOC106393382 yields the protein MGGSPPCGGSVRTVKDCRRQAITAQKWPSQVEADHQISFSAAETHGISMPHNDPLLIDIGIGECQVTKVLVDTGSSVHLIFRDTLDKMGVDLRDMKPSSRTLTGFNGSSEQMIGTIRLPVYAGNVTRTVKFPVIRAKAPYNAIIKTPWLHSMKAIPSTYHQCVKFPGKDGTTQTIREDQRAARELLIDAVKLQQSPSLVNAVTKTIHKIYPQKEEIREVPIDGADSSKVVRIGAYLSDDLQSLIIPFLKENVSTFAWVTSDIKGIDPAITHELNVDPTFKPIRQKRRKLGPERSKAVNEEVHMLLDAGFIAKVRYPEWLENPVVVKKKNGKWRICVDFTDLNKACPKDSYPLPHIDRLVESTAGNELLTFMDAFSGYNQIMMHVDDREKTAFITD from the coding sequence ATGGGTGGTTCACCCCCTTGCGGGGGCTCGGTAAGAACAGTTAAAGATTGCAGGCGACAAGCCATAACCGCCCAAAAGTGGCCTTCGCAAGTCGAAGCAGACCATCAAATCTCTTTCTCGGCGGCCGAAACTCACGGCATCAGCATGCCGCATAACGACCCACTCTTAATCGATATCGGAATCGGTGAATGCCAGGTCACGAAGGTTCTCGTCGACACAGGCAGCTCAGTCCACCTCATCTTTCGGGACACGCTCGACAAGATGGGAGTCGACCTGCGAGACATGAAGCCCTCCTCACGTACTCTCACGGGGTTCAATGGTTCCTCGGAACAGATGATTGGGACAATTCGTCTCCCAGTTTACGCAGGTAATGTGACCCGCACCGTTAAGTTCCCTGTTATCCGGGCTAAGGCGCCCTACAACGCAATCATCAAAACGCCATGGTTACACTCCATGAAAGCCATTCCCTCCACCTATCACCAATGCGTTAAGTTCCCTGGGAAAGATGGAACGACGCAGACGATTCGCGAGGACCAACGGGCCGCGAGAGAGCTCCTTATCGACGCAGTCAAGCTGCAACAATCACCTTCTCTCGTCAACGCGGTCACCAAAACAATACATAAGATCTACCCTCAGAAGGAAGAAATCCGCGAGGTTCCCATCGATGGAGCCGACTCATCGAAGGTCGTGCGCATTGGCGCCTATCTCTCCGACGACCTGCAGTCATTAATCATTCCTTTCCTCAAAGAAAATGTCTCGACCTTTGCATGGGTAACTTCTGATATCAAGGGTATAGACCCCGCAATAACACACGAGTTAAACGTCGATCCGACGTTCAAGCCTATTCGACAGAAGAGACGAAAGCTCGGACCCGAACGGTCCAAAGCAGTGAATGAGGAAGTTCACATGTTGCTTGACGCAGGCTTCATTGCCAAAGTACGGTACCCGGAATGGCTAGAAAACCCCGTCgttgttaaaaagaaaaacgggaaatGGCGCATTTGTGTTGACTTCACGGATTTGAACAAAGCATGTCCAAAAGACAGTTACCCTCTCCCGCATATCGACCGTCTGGTGGAGTCGACTGCCGGCAACGAGCTCCTAACATTTATGGACGCTTTTTCTGGATACAATCAAATCATGATGCATGTGGACGATCGCGAGAAAACGGCGTTCATAACCGACTGA